A genomic stretch from Dehalococcoidia bacterium includes:
- the recR gene encoding recombination mediator RecR, giving the protein MQDPAAVAGPVARLIEEFHKLPGIGPKSAQRLAYHVLRAPAAEARALAEAILEARERVTFCSRCQHLTDVDPCRFCSDPQRDRSVICVVEEPLDVLAVERSGRFRGLYHVLHGVISPMDGVGPEDLKVGELLDRLRSGEVKEVIVATNPSLEGEATAMYLARLLRPLGVRVTRLARGLPMGADIEYADDITIARALEGRQEL; this is encoded by the coding sequence TTGCAAGATCCCGCTGCTGTTGCCGGGCCGGTGGCCCGCCTCATAGAGGAGTTCCACAAGCTGCCCGGCATCGGCCCCAAAAGCGCCCAGCGTTTGGCCTATCATGTCCTGCGCGCCCCGGCCGCCGAGGCCCGTGCCCTGGCCGAGGCCATCCTGGAGGCGCGGGAGCGGGTAACCTTCTGCTCGCGCTGCCAGCACCTGACCGATGTGGACCCCTGCCGCTTCTGCTCCGACCCCCAGCGCGACCGCAGCGTCATCTGCGTGGTGGAAGAGCCCCTGGACGTGCTGGCGGTGGAGCGGAGCGGTCGCTTCCGCGGCCTGTATCACGTGCTGCACGGCGTCATCTCGCCCATGGACGGCGTGGGCCCCGAAGACCTGAAGGTGGGCGAGCTGCTGGACCGGCTGCGGTCGGGCGAGGTGAAGGAGGTCATCGTGGCCACCAACCCCAGTCTGGAAGGGGAGGCCACCGCCATGTATCTGGCCCGGCTCCTGCGGCCCCTGGGCGTGCGGGTCACTCGCCTGGCGCGGGGCCTGCCCATGGGCGCCGACATCGAATACGCCGACGACATCACCATCGCACGCGCCCTGGAGGGGCGCCAGGAGCTGTAG
- a CDS encoding zinc ribbon domain-containing protein has translation MPLYEYYCQHCDDVFEALRPVRESDLPGVCPRCGKEAERIMPTSFAARSFKAGYPQRVPYHHRPVYNRPPKFDRVIAPVRQPEAEEPQQGQGEEG, from the coding sequence ATGCCGCTCTACGAATACTACTGTCAGCACTGCGACGACGTATTCGAGGCCCTGAGGCCGGTCCGCGAATCGGACCTGCCGGGCGTCTGCCCCCGCTGCGGGAAGGAGGCGGAGCGTATCATGCCCACTTCCTTCGCCGCCCGTTCTTTCAAGGCAGGCTATCCCCAGCGGGTCCCTTATCACCACCGGCCCGTGTACAACCGACCGCCCAAGTTCGACCGCGTCATCGCGCCGGTGCGCCAGCCCGAAGCGGAAGAGCCGCAGCAGGGCCAGGGAGAGGAGGGATAG
- a CDS encoding cellulase family glycosylhydrolase, with the protein MFHQRRWSSRRAWGWHRRQPWLVGCNFVPSTAANQLEMWQAETFDLETIRRELGWARELGFNTVRVFLHHLVWQQDPQGFLDRIDRFLDVASDLGIATMFVLLDGVWDPRPRPGPQPPPRPGVHNSRWLQSPGAEVLGDPSRHDEVRDYVQGIIGRFRDDPRVLAWDLFNEPDNENAAYAASELPNKGEMALLLLGKVFRWARAARPRQPLTAGLWRGEWGDPRRLSPIDRLMLQESDVVSFHCYGPPQEVRRRLDDLERYGRPLLLTEFMARPLGSTFEGVLPLLKERKVAAYCWGLVAGKTQTIYPWDSWARPYEAEPEPWFHDVLRPDGTPYRPEEAQFLRRITAD; encoded by the coding sequence ATGTTCCACCAGCGGCGGTGGAGCAGCCGTCGCGCCTGGGGCTGGCACCGTCGCCAGCCCTGGCTGGTGGGCTGCAACTTCGTCCCCAGCACCGCTGCCAACCAGCTCGAGATGTGGCAGGCAGAGACCTTCGACCTGGAGACCATCCGCCGCGAGCTGGGCTGGGCGCGGGAATTGGGCTTCAACACCGTGCGCGTCTTCCTGCATCACCTCGTGTGGCAGCAGGACCCCCAGGGCTTCCTGGACCGCATCGACCGCTTCCTGGATGTGGCCTCTGACCTGGGCATCGCCACCATGTTCGTGCTCCTGGACGGCGTCTGGGACCCGCGGCCACGGCCGGGGCCACAGCCGCCTCCGCGACCCGGCGTGCACAACTCGCGCTGGCTGCAGAGTCCGGGCGCCGAAGTGCTGGGCGACCCATCCCGCCATGACGAGGTGAGGGACTACGTGCAGGGCATCATCGGGCGCTTCCGGGACGACCCCAGAGTGCTGGCCTGGGACCTGTTCAACGAGCCGGACAACGAGAATGCGGCCTACGCCGCCAGCGAGCTCCCCAACAAGGGGGAGATGGCGCTCCTGCTGCTGGGGAAGGTCTTTCGCTGGGCGCGGGCGGCACGGCCCCGGCAGCCCCTGACCGCAGGCCTGTGGCGGGGCGAGTGGGGCGACCCGCGCCGCCTTTCGCCCATCGACCGCCTCATGCTGCAGGAATCGGACGTCGTCTCCTTCCATTGCTACGGGCCGCCGCAGGAGGTGCGGCGGCGCCTGGACGACCTGGAGCGTTACGGTCGACCTCTGCTCCTTACCGAGTTCATGGCCCGGCCCTTGGGCAGCACCTTCGAGGGCGTGCTGCCCCTGTTGAAGGAGCGGAAGGTGGCGGCCTACTGCTGGGGGCTGGTGGCAGGCAAGACCCAGACCATCTATCCCTGGGACTCGTGGGCCAGGCCCTACGAGGCGGAGCCCGAGCCCTGGTTCCACGACGTGCTCCGGCCCGACGGCACCCCCTACCGCCCTGAGGAGGCCCAGTTCCTGCGTCGCATCACCGCCGACTAG
- a CDS encoding NADH-quinone oxidoreductase subunit M: protein MLSFMTFFPLAGAAAVALLPRARETWARWLALAVSLVVLGCALALFAAYDRDGAQFQFVDAHTWISSDVAPFTVRYLLGVDGLSLPLVLLTAFLTTVAVLISWNIELRPRKYFAWLLVLETSLLGVFSSLDLVLFFLFFELELLPMYFLISIWGTGRRVYSAWKYVLFTFFGSAFMLVGILALGFAAGTFDMRELQTMGPLREAVLPAAVIFAFLMIAFGIKLPVVPLHTWLPDAHTDAPTAVSVILAGVLLKMGGYGILRLCFSILPEVARDAAVFLAAFAALSILYGALVTLMQQDLKRLIAYSSVSHMGYVLLGASALGSVGLTGAAMQMFTHGLVTGLLFVMVGLVYDRTHTRAIPELSGLAHRMPYVATVMVIAGLASLGLPSLAGFVSEVTVFLGTFPRHQFLTVLGVLGVLLAAGYILWMIQRVFWGEPSPRWQGIGDAAAWWERVPTLALVVVILLVGIYPAVVMDLFERGVLPIASRLG from the coding sequence ATGCTCTCGTTCATGACCTTCTTCCCGCTGGCCGGAGCGGCGGCGGTGGCGCTGTTGCCCCGCGCCCGGGAGACCTGGGCGCGCTGGCTGGCCCTGGCGGTCTCGCTGGTGGTGCTGGGCTGCGCCCTGGCCCTCTTCGCCGCCTACGACCGGGACGGCGCCCAGTTCCAGTTCGTCGACGCCCATACCTGGATCAGCTCAGACGTGGCGCCTTTCACTGTCCGCTACCTGCTGGGAGTGGACGGCCTGTCGCTGCCGCTGGTGTTGCTGACGGCCTTCCTGACCACCGTGGCCGTCCTCATCTCCTGGAACATCGAGCTGCGGCCGCGGAAGTACTTCGCCTGGCTGCTAGTGCTGGAGACGAGCCTGCTGGGGGTGTTCAGCTCCCTGGACCTGGTGCTCTTCTTCCTTTTCTTCGAGCTGGAGCTGCTGCCCATGTACTTCCTCATCTCCATCTGGGGAACGGGGCGCAGGGTCTACTCGGCCTGGAAGTATGTGCTGTTCACCTTCTTCGGCTCGGCCTTCATGCTGGTGGGCATCCTGGCCCTGGGCTTCGCCGCTGGCACCTTCGACATGCGCGAGCTGCAAACGATGGGGCCGCTGCGGGAGGCGGTGTTGCCGGCGGCGGTCATCTTCGCCTTCCTGATGATCGCCTTCGGCATCAAGCTGCCGGTGGTGCCGCTGCACACCTGGCTGCCCGATGCCCACACCGATGCCCCCACAGCGGTGAGCGTCATCCTGGCAGGCGTCCTGCTCAAGATGGGGGGTTACGGCATCCTGCGCCTTTGCTTCTCCATCCTGCCCGAAGTGGCCCGCGACGCAGCGGTCTTCCTGGCCGCCTTCGCCGCCCTCAGCATCCTCTACGGGGCACTGGTGACGCTGATGCAGCAGGACCTCAAGCGGCTCATCGCCTACTCCAGCGTGAGCCACATGGGCTACGTGCTGCTGGGGGCCTCGGCCCTGGGCAGCGTCGGGCTGACGGGGGCGGCCATGCAGATGTTCACCCACGGTCTGGTGACGGGCCTCCTCTTCGTCATGGTGGGGCTGGTCTACGACCGCACGCACACCAGGGCCATACCCGAGCTGTCGGGGCTGGCCCACCGCATGCCCTACGTGGCCACAGTGATGGTCATCGCCGGACTGGCCTCCCTGGGGCTGCCCAGCCTGGCGGGGTTCGTCTCCGAGGTGACGGTGTTCCTGGGCACATTCCCCCGTCACCAGTTCCTGACGGTGCTGGGGGTGCTGGGGGTGCTGCTGGCAGCGGGATACATTCTGTGGATGATCCAGCGAGTGTTCTGGGGAGAGCCCAGCCCCCGCTGGCAGGGCATCGGCGATGCCGCCGCCTGGTGGGAGCGGGTGCCGACCCTGGCCCTGGTGGTCGTCATCCTGCTGGTGGGCATCTACCCGGCGGTGGTCATGGACCTGTTCGAGCGGGGCGTGCTGCCCATCGCTTCCAGGCTGGGGTAA
- a CDS encoding NADH-quinone oxidoreductase subunit N: protein MESVNLIGPQLLLLAVGGLLLICDAFASLLGPRRWLVWYMVGAPGLALLAGLGALAWAAAHAVTDTRGSAFFGAYELDDFSLFFSVLFAGVVIAVVLFSVDYLRGNRHQTEYYALVLASAAGLMFLAGARDLIAIFVALELTSICQFILAGFLKDDRSSEAGIKYLLLGAVAAALTLYGMALLFGLSGSTSLEGIARAAAEGEDRRLGFVLASVLLAAGLGFKMAIVPSQMWVPDVYQGAPTPVTGYLSVGSKAAGFAVALRLFVEGLGDRAIAPDWAMMFAVLSVLSMTLGNVVALVQTDIKRLLGYSSIAQAGYFLIGLAAVAAGEPQVELGVGGLLFFAASYAFTNLGAFACVIAISHRIRSDAIADYSGMARRSPLLALALTLCLVSLTGIPPTAGFVAKLYIFNAAVQADLVWLAVAGVINSVISAYYYLRIVLNMYVGEPVSPEPVRPTPLLALTAGTAVVGLLALGIFPFPVIEAAEAAARVLS from the coding sequence ATGGAGAGCGTCAACCTCATCGGCCCGCAACTGCTGCTGCTGGCGGTAGGCGGCCTGCTGTTGATCTGCGACGCCTTCGCCTCCCTGCTGGGGCCGCGGCGCTGGCTGGTCTGGTATATGGTGGGGGCGCCTGGGCTGGCCTTGCTGGCGGGGCTAGGTGCCCTGGCCTGGGCCGCGGCCCACGCCGTTACCGACACCCGCGGCAGCGCCTTCTTCGGGGCCTACGAGCTAGACGACTTCTCCCTCTTCTTCTCCGTGCTCTTCGCCGGTGTGGTCATCGCCGTGGTCCTCTTCTCGGTGGACTACCTGCGGGGCAACCGTCACCAGACCGAATACTACGCCCTGGTGCTGGCATCGGCGGCGGGCCTCATGTTTCTGGCCGGGGCACGGGACCTCATCGCCATCTTCGTGGCCCTGGAGCTGACCAGCATCTGCCAGTTCATCCTGGCCGGCTTCCTGAAGGACGACCGGTCCAGCGAGGCGGGCATCAAATACCTGTTGCTGGGGGCGGTGGCGGCAGCCCTGACCCTGTACGGCATGGCCCTCCTCTTCGGCCTCTCCGGGTCCACGTCCCTGGAGGGCATCGCCAGAGCGGCGGCCGAGGGCGAAGACCGGCGCCTCGGTTTCGTGCTGGCCTCGGTGCTGCTGGCGGCCGGACTGGGCTTCAAGATGGCCATCGTCCCCTCCCAGATGTGGGTGCCCGACGTCTATCAGGGGGCACCGACTCCGGTGACGGGCTACCTGTCGGTGGGGTCCAAGGCGGCAGGCTTCGCCGTGGCCCTGCGCCTCTTCGTCGAGGGGCTGGGGGACCGCGCCATCGCCCCTGACTGGGCCATGATGTTCGCCGTGCTGTCGGTGCTCTCCATGACCCTGGGCAACGTGGTGGCCCTGGTGCAGACGGACATCAAGCGCCTCCTGGGCTACAGCTCCATTGCTCAGGCAGGCTACTTCCTCATCGGCCTGGCAGCGGTGGCGGCGGGCGAGCCGCAGGTGGAGCTGGGGGTGGGAGGCCTCCTCTTCTTCGCTGCCAGCTACGCCTTCACCAACCTGGGCGCCTTCGCCTGCGTCATCGCCATCTCCCACCGCATCCGCAGCGACGCCATCGCTGACTATTCGGGCATGGCCCGTCGCTCGCCCCTCCTGGCCCTGGCCCTGACCCTGTGCCTGGTATCGCTGACGGGCATACCACCCACGGCTGGCTTCGTGGCCAAGCTCTACATCTTCAACGCCGCCGTCCAGGCCGACCTGGTCTGGCTGGCTGTAGCGGGCGTCATCAACAGCGTCATCTCTGCCTACTACTATCTGCGCATCGTCCTGAACATGTATGTGGGCGAGCCGGTCAGTCCAGAGCCGGTGCGTCCGACGCCCCTTCTAGCCCTCACGGCAGGGACAGCGGTGGTCGGGCTGCTGGCCCTGGGCATCTTCCCCTTCCCGGTCATCGAGGCGGCCGAGGCGGCCGCTCGCGTCCTCTCCTAG
- the recO gene encoding DNA repair protein RecO — protein sequence MAEAPRLFKTEAIVLRHRPLGEADRLLVLLSPTHGKLEAKAKGVRRAKSRMGGHLQPLTRVLVQLAQGHVRYVVAGCQTLESFPALQADLDRLGMGLYACELADRFLPLGAEAYPAYTALLDCLRWLERGIVPALGLRRFEARLLRLSGFGPELDRCLACGSRADGGGAFSPLAGGVLCPSCARSQGGARPLSPGALEALRLLQRGTSGQVSRLRLPPALAREVELHLRAYIAHLLEGDARTAGFLDHLQRDPLAAGQEV from the coding sequence ATGGCCGAGGCGCCCAGGCTGTTCAAGACCGAGGCCATCGTCCTGCGCCACCGTCCCCTGGGGGAGGCGGACCGCCTGCTGGTGCTCCTCTCGCCCACCCACGGTAAGCTGGAGGCCAAGGCCAAGGGCGTGCGCAGGGCCAAGAGCCGCATGGGCGGCCACCTCCAGCCCCTCACCCGCGTCCTGGTCCAGCTGGCCCAGGGGCACGTCCGCTACGTGGTGGCGGGGTGCCAGACCCTGGAGAGCTTCCCCGCCCTCCAGGCCGACCTGGACCGGCTGGGCATGGGCCTGTATGCCTGCGAGCTGGCTGACCGCTTCCTCCCCCTGGGCGCGGAGGCCTATCCCGCCTACACCGCCCTCCTGGACTGCCTGCGCTGGCTGGAACGGGGCATCGTCCCCGCCCTGGGCCTACGCCGGTTCGAGGCGCGGCTGCTGCGCCTGAGCGGCTTCGGGCCTGAGCTGGACCGCTGTCTGGCCTGTGGCAGCAGGGCCGATGGCGGCGGGGCCTTCTCGCCCCTGGCCGGGGGCGTTCTCTGCCCGTCCTGCGCTCGATCCCAGGGCGGCGCCCGGCCCCTCAGCCCCGGTGCCCTGGAGGCCCTGCGCCTCCTCCAGCGCGGAACGTCGGGGCAGGTCTCTCGCCTGCGCCTGCCCCCCGCCCTGGCGCGGGAGGTGGAACTGCACCTGCGGGCCTATATCGCCCATCTGCTGGAAGGAGATGCCCGCACCGCGGGCTTCCTCGACCACCTGCAGCGGGACCCGCTGGCTGCGGGCCAGGAGGTGTGA
- the ybeY gene encoding rRNA maturation RNase YbeY: MPSRLRADVRIDPPFRQEVSAPWLRRVARLALAAEGVRAAELSIVITDDEAVRQLNRAYAGEDEATDVLSFSLQEGEAFPSPDGLLRLGEVVISLPTAQRQAEAAGRPLLEEVAHLLVHGILHLLGYDHALPQEEERMRERERTILAQVSGEN, translated from the coding sequence ATGCCTTCCCGCCTGCGGGCCGACGTGCGCATCGACCCTCCTTTCCGACAGGAGGTCTCGGCCCCATGGCTGCGGCGGGTGGCCCGCCTCGCCCTGGCCGCCGAGGGGGTGCGGGCGGCCGAGCTGAGCATCGTCATCACCGACGACGAGGCCGTCCGCCAGCTGAACCGCGCCTACGCCGGCGAGGACGAGGCGACTGACGTCCTCTCGTTCTCGCTGCAGGAGGGGGAGGCCTTCCCATCGCCCGACGGGCTGTTGCGGTTAGGGGAGGTGGTCATCTCCCTGCCCACTGCCCAGCGGCAGGCGGAGGCCGCGGGCCGCCCTCTGCTGGAAGAGGTGGCCCACCTGCTAGTGCATGGCATCCTCCACCTGCTGGGCTATGACCACGCGCTGCCGCAGGAAGAAGAACGCATGCGCGAGCGAGAAAGGACGATATTGGCCCAGGTATCGGGCGAAAATTGA
- a CDS encoding zinc ribbon domain-containing protein: MPLYEYYCRHCEGIFEYFRPMRDASLPAPCPQCHRDAERIMSSFNAFTMRDGYPRRLPDKGTYWHLEREVKSLATRMRHYEHPELAEPEVKPKPTKGELEDKAEKERLEKADESYRRRWGIDKQGFPLPIAVKKKSPKTILSPHGRAEVKD; the protein is encoded by the coding sequence ATGCCTCTCTACGAATACTACTGTCGTCACTGCGAGGGCATCTTCGAGTACTTCCGTCCCATGCGCGACGCCTCGCTGCCCGCCCCCTGTCCCCAGTGTCACCGCGATGCCGAGCGGATCATGTCCAGCTTCAACGCCTTCACCATGCGCGATGGCTACCCCCGTCGCCTGCCCGACAAGGGCACCTACTGGCACCTGGAGCGGGAGGTCAAGAGCCTGGCCACCCGCATGCGCCACTACGAGCACCCGGAGCTGGCCGAGCCAGAGGTCAAGCCCAAGCCCACCAAAGGGGAGCTGGAGGACAAGGCCGAGAAGGAGCGCCTGGAGAAGGCCGACGAGAGCTATCGTCGTCGTTGGGGCATCGACAAGCAGGGCTTCCCCCTGCCCATCGCCGTCAAGAAGAAGTCGCCCAAGACCATCCTCAGCCCCCACGGCCGCGCCGAGGTGAAGGACTAG
- a CDS encoding YbaB/EbfC family nucleoid-associated protein encodes MPPQRRPERDLMRQLQQLQERVAQAQRALEETVVEASAGGGAVTVVMNARPQLLSIAIRPEAVDPDDVEMLQDLVMAAINEALERVRTAQMQQVMGIAGGLGLPGLNP; translated from the coding sequence ATGCCACCACAGCGACGACCTGAGCGCGACCTCATGCGCCAGCTCCAGCAGCTCCAGGAGCGGGTGGCCCAGGCCCAGCGTGCCCTGGAGGAGACGGTGGTGGAGGCCTCCGCCGGCGGCGGCGCCGTCACAGTGGTGATGAATGCCCGACCCCAGCTCCTGTCCATCGCCATCCGGCCCGAGGCCGTAGACCCCGACGACGTGGAGATGCTCCAGGACCTGGTGATGGCCGCCATCAACGAGGCCCTGGAAAGGGTGCGCACGGCCCAGATGCAGCAAGTGATGGGCATCGCCGGCGGCCTGGGCCTACCCGGCCTCAACCCCTAG
- the dnaX gene encoding DNA polymerase III subunit gamma/tau: MVREGPGPQVLYRKWRPQRFAEVVGQEPVTRTLRNAIASGRVSHAYLLCGPRGTGKTSLGRLIAKAVNCPTPEDGEPCNRCPSCQEYLQGQAPDLVEMDAASNRGIDEIRRLRDRVGLAPMGGRYKVYLIDEVHMLTQEAYNALLKTLEEPPPHVIFVLATTEPHRLPATIVSRCQRFDLRRIPLQAAVDRLAQLCQAEGYEIERRGLEQIARASGGSLRDAINLLEQVVAYYGPAPTPDQVMDALGLRADPRGHELAAAIARGDLSAALRAVAAARNDGLEMRQMAREAVAHLRALLLIRSGLADSLDVAQEELAELEALARAASEERLVRALKALAAADFRDDPYSPLPLELALLEALGSPMALADPPPAAPQASAPPAASAGTAPHEQEAPQATANAEAGDLHQRLVALCRRVNLALADLLQNARVAAVGQEELVLAFPFQKLVQHIDQPMYREVLERIAAEALGRPVSVRLEVATPQRRNRGGHLVQEALRHGAVPLDREGGNDDATTATT, translated from the coding sequence ATGGTGAGGGAAGGCCCCGGCCCCCAGGTTCTCTACCGCAAGTGGCGCCCCCAGCGGTTCGCCGAGGTGGTGGGGCAGGAGCCTGTCACCCGCACCCTGCGCAACGCCATCGCCTCGGGCCGCGTCTCCCACGCGTATCTCCTGTGTGGCCCCAGAGGGACCGGCAAGACATCCCTGGGGCGCCTCATCGCCAAGGCCGTCAACTGTCCGACCCCCGAGGACGGGGAGCCCTGCAACCGCTGCCCGTCCTGTCAAGAGTACCTCCAGGGCCAGGCGCCCGACCTGGTGGAGATGGACGCCGCCAGCAACCGCGGCATCGACGAGATACGGCGCCTGCGTGACCGGGTGGGCCTGGCACCCATGGGCGGCCGCTACAAGGTCTATCTGATAGACGAGGTCCATATGCTCACCCAGGAGGCCTACAACGCCCTCTTGAAGACCCTGGAGGAGCCGCCTCCCCACGTCATCTTCGTGCTGGCCACCACCGAGCCCCACCGCCTGCCGGCCACCATCGTCTCCCGTTGCCAGCGCTTCGACCTGCGCCGGATCCCCCTCCAGGCAGCGGTGGACAGGCTGGCGCAGCTGTGCCAGGCCGAAGGTTACGAGATCGAGCGCCGGGGCCTGGAGCAGATCGCCCGTGCCTCGGGCGGCTCCCTGCGCGATGCCATCAACCTCCTGGAGCAGGTAGTGGCCTACTACGGCCCGGCGCCCACCCCGGACCAGGTCATGGACGCCCTGGGGCTGCGAGCCGACCCCAGAGGACATGAGCTGGCAGCAGCCATCGCCCGTGGCGACCTGTCAGCCGCCCTGCGAGCTGTGGCTGCCGCCCGCAACGATGGCCTGGAGATGCGACAAATGGCTCGCGAAGCCGTCGCCCACCTGCGCGCCCTGCTCCTCATCCGCAGCGGCCTCGCCGATAGCCTGGACGTGGCCCAGGAGGAGCTGGCCGAGCTGGAGGCCCTGGCCCGGGCCGCTTCCGAGGAACGCCTCGTGCGGGCGCTCAAGGCCCTGGCAGCGGCCGATTTCCGCGACGACCCGTACTCGCCCCTGCCCCTGGAGCTGGCCCTGCTGGAGGCCCTGGGCAGCCCCATGGCCCTCGCCGACCCCCCGCCGGCTGCTCCGCAGGCCTCCGCCCCCCCGGCCGCCTCTGCCGGGACGGCGCCCCATGAGCAGGAGGCCCCACAGGCCACGGCGAATGCCGAGGCCGGCGACCTGCACCAGCGCCTGGTAGCCCTCTGCCGAAGGGTCAACCTGGCCCTCGCCGACCTCCTCCAGAACGCCCGCGTGGCAGCCGTGGGCCAGGAGGAGCTGGTGCTGGCCTTCCCCTTTCAGAAGCTCGTCCAGCACATCGACCAGCCCATGTACCGAGAGGTGCTGGAGCGCATCGCCGCCGAGGCCCTGGGCCGGCCCGTCAGTGTGCGGCTGGAGGTGGCGACGCCCCAGCGACGCAACCGGGGCGGCCACCTGGTGCAGGAGGCCCTGCGCCACGGCGCCGTCCCCCTCGACCGAGAAGGAGGCAACGACGATGCCACCACAGCGACGACCTGA
- the galK gene encoding galactokinase — MEEKGTWHRLRTAFRRRFGREADVLAHAPGRVNLIGEHTDYNGGHVLPVAVDRRLAVAAAPAPGRETLALALDLAEEDSFGPDEEAVAAAAGWRAYVRGAFALLRREGVEAPPALMAVSGRIPIASGMSSSAALTVALLAALTRLAGAQLDRRRLALLAQRVENEAVGVACGPMDPLVVACGRRDHALLIDCADLTLRHLPLGLAERGLCLAVVDSGVRRSLAETPYNQRRRECEEAARLLGLPSLRRATWADLERAGDSLGGALRRRVRHFLSEEKRTVRAASLLEQARVEELGPLLVQSHISLRDDFQVSSPELDLLVELSLAVPGVLGARLTGAGFGGCVLALARLDAIERFEARVLAPYRRRTGLSARLYVCQADDGLQVESLA, encoded by the coding sequence GTGGAAGAAAAGGGCACCTGGCACCGCCTGCGCACCGCCTTCCGGCGGCGGTTCGGACGCGAGGCGGACGTCCTCGCCCACGCGCCCGGGCGCGTCAACCTCATCGGCGAGCACACCGATTACAACGGCGGACACGTGCTGCCCGTGGCCGTGGACCGGCGCCTGGCGGTGGCCGCCGCCCCCGCCCCGGGCCGGGAGACGCTCGCCCTGGCCCTCGACCTGGCCGAGGAGGACTCCTTCGGCCCTGACGAAGAGGCCGTCGCGGCGGCAGCCGGCTGGCGCGCCTACGTGCGGGGCGCCTTCGCCCTGCTGAGGCGGGAGGGCGTCGAGGCCCCGCCAGCGCTGATGGCCGTCTCCGGCCGCATCCCTATCGCTTCGGGCATGTCGTCGTCGGCCGCCCTGACGGTGGCCCTGCTGGCGGCCCTGACTCGTCTGGCCGGGGCGCAGCTCGACCGCCGACGCCTGGCGCTTCTCGCCCAGAGGGTGGAGAACGAGGCGGTGGGCGTGGCCTGCGGCCCCATGGACCCCCTGGTCGTGGCCTGCGGGCGCCGCGACCATGCCCTCCTCATCGACTGCGCCGACCTGACCCTTCGCCATCTTCCCCTGGGCCTGGCCGAGCGGGGCCTCTGCCTGGCGGTGGTGGACTCGGGCGTGCGGCGCTCCCTGGCCGAGACCCCTTACAACCAGCGCCGAAGGGAATGCGAGGAGGCCGCCCGCCTGCTGGGCCTGCCTAGCCTGCGCCGGGCGACGTGGGCGGACCTGGAGCGGGCGGGGGACTCCCTCGGCGGCGCGCTGCGACGGCGGGTGCGCCACTTCCTGAGCGAAGAGAAACGGACGGTGCGGGCCGCCTCCCTGCTGGAGCAAGCGCGAGTGGAGGAGCTGGGGCCGCTGCTCGTCCAGTCCCACATCAGCCTGCGCGACGACTTCCAGGTCTCGTCGCCGGAGCTGGACCTTCTGGTGGAGCTGTCGCTGGCGGTGCCGGGGGTGCTGGGCGCGCGCCTGACCGGGGCCGGCTTCGGCGGCTGCGTGCTGGCCCTGGCTCGCCTCGACGCCATCGAGCGGTTCGAGGCGCGGGTGCTGGCCCCCTACCGACGGCGCACGGGGCTGTCCGCCCGCCTGTACGTCTGCCAGGCCGACGACGGCCTGCAGGTGGAATCGCTCGCCTAG
- a CDS encoding DNA starvation/stationary phase protection protein, giving the protein METQVAMAADTRVKVASALQKALAHVMDLSLQAKQAHWNIYGPNFRSLHLQLDELVNDTRAYADLLAERMLALGVPAAGQAADIARESTLEPLPDGELRDDDVVRLMVDRLGKTAAVCRTAMDEVEEDLASQDILIDVVKGLEKHLWMFQAQRQR; this is encoded by the coding sequence GTGGAGACTCAGGTCGCTATGGCAGCCGACACCCGCGTGAAGGTGGCCTCTGCCCTGCAGAAAGCCCTGGCCCACGTGATGGACCTCTCCCTGCAGGCCAAGCAGGCCCACTGGAACATCTACGGCCCTAACTTCCGCAGCCTGCACCTGCAGCTGGACGAGTTGGTCAACGACACCCGTGCTTATGCCGACCTGCTGGCCGAGCGGATGCTGGCGCTGGGCGTACCGGCCGCCGGCCAGGCAGCCGACATAGCCCGCGAGAGCACCCTGGAGCCTCTGCCCGACGGCGAGCTGCGCGACGACGACGTAGTCCGTCTGATGGTCGACCGCCTGGGAAAGACGGCGGCCGTCTGCCGCACGGCCATGGACGAGGTGGAAGAGGATCTGGCCAGTCAGGACATCCTCATCGACGTGGTCAAGGGGCTGGAGAAGCACCTCTGGATGTTCCAGGCCCAGCGGCAGCGATAG